In one window of Myxococcales bacterium DNA:
- a CDS encoding HEAT repeat domain-containing protein yields the protein MSEIPKILQLLKSDSIETQIAAAVVLAELRPKGAEVAAALAEALGSDVHILQRHALVGLARIGAKKALPKIFPLLQVHDTDVRRAAAAAITSVGEEVVPLIKARMASALPEERRALEGVLAELGGRDAFTALLTTLVSGDEEEGKAAAIAVRERAKSADGRQRRTYLTETEKFLAKNAKSKGGEAPHAVAAVLKIMGFLEDEKAIPTLLAYAADKKQPPKVRQEAIIAMRFCLKDKKAPVRLVEALLDAASLDDRTLAQTALHTLGSLELPSGVANRLSKLVNHPDGERARFVIEQLGRQADKDAAAVLVAVLLGPDRRRVELAATALTGMEAAVPLLAKALLDSDNPDRSWILRNVLRPAAKKIAPAMRKQLLDAALKQFATGRGWEALLDVVRDADPEGTSEALRALSLKLKKAGTTDKAVTVMRLVCKTDGATDHDRYALATLELAKRTKDTRPQARAGDEALKQLSALLARGYDLAGALRKDRAVELEDLFYLGFHFAEEGHPVGEELLGEVVKKGGRAKIAKMAKNKLALVSA from the coding sequence ATGAGCGAAATTCCTAAGATCCTCCAGCTTCTTAAGAGCGACTCGATCGAAACGCAGATCGCCGCGGCGGTCGTCCTCGCGGAGCTTCGACCAAAGGGTGCCGAGGTAGCCGCTGCGCTTGCAGAGGCACTTGGGTCGGATGTGCACATCCTCCAGCGCCACGCGCTCGTCGGCCTCGCGCGCATCGGCGCCAAGAAGGCGCTGCCGAAGATCTTCCCGCTGCTGCAGGTTCACGACACGGACGTGCGTCGTGCCGCGGCGGCGGCCATCACCAGCGTCGGCGAAGAGGTCGTGCCGCTCATCAAGGCGCGCATGGCGTCGGCGCTGCCAGAGGAGCGGCGCGCGCTCGAAGGCGTCCTCGCAGAGCTCGGCGGCCGCGACGCGTTCACAGCGCTCCTCACCACGCTCGTGTCGGGAGACGAAGAAGAGGGCAAGGCCGCCGCCATCGCCGTGCGCGAGCGAGCGAAGAGCGCCGACGGTCGGCAGCGTCGGACGTACCTGACGGAGACCGAGAAGTTCCTGGCAAAGAACGCGAAGTCCAAGGGCGGCGAGGCCCCGCACGCGGTCGCTGCCGTGCTCAAGATCATGGGCTTCCTCGAAGACGAGAAGGCCATCCCCACGCTCCTCGCCTACGCCGCCGACAAAAAGCAACCGCCGAAGGTCCGTCAGGAGGCCATCATCGCGATGCGCTTCTGCCTCAAGGACAAGAAGGCGCCGGTGAGGCTTGTGGAGGCTCTGCTCGACGCGGCGTCGCTCGACGATCGAACGCTGGCCCAGACGGCGCTTCACACCCTCGGCAGCCTCGAGCTGCCGAGCGGTGTGGCCAATCGCCTCTCCAAGTTGGTCAACCATCCCGACGGCGAGCGCGCCCGCTTCGTCATCGAGCAGCTCGGTCGGCAAGCCGACAAGGACGCAGCGGCGGTCCTTGTGGCGGTGCTTCTGGGCCCCGACCGACGCCGCGTCGAGCTGGCAGCGACGGCGTTGACAGGGATGGAGGCCGCCGTGCCGCTGCTGGCGAAGGCTCTCCTCGATAGCGACAACCCAGACCGATCGTGGATCCTCCGCAACGTGCTCCGGCCGGCGGCGAAGAAGATCGCCCCCGCGATGCGAAAGCAGCTGCTCGACGCGGCGCTCAAGCAATTCGCGACCGGGCGCGGTTGGGAAGCGCTCCTCGACGTCGTCCGCGACGCCGATCCGGAGGGCACGAGCGAAGCGCTCCGCGCGCTCTCGCTGAAGCTCAAGAAGGCTGGCACGACCGACAAGGCGGTGACGGTCATGCGGCTCGTCTGCAAGACCGACGGCGCCACCGATCACGATCGGTACGCCCTGGCGACGCTCGAGCTTGCAAAGCGCACCAAAGACACGCGCCCTCAGGCTCGCGCTGGCGACGAGGCGCTAAAGCAGTTGAGCGCCCTGCTCGCGCGCGGCTACGACCTCGCGGGCGCCCTGCGCAAGGATCGCGCTGTCGAGCTCGAGGACCTCTTCTACCTCGGCTTCCACTTCGCCGAGGAGGGCCACCCCGTTGGCGAAGAGCTCCTTGGCGAGGTCGTCAAGAAGGGCGGCCGCGCGAAGATCGCCAAGATGGCGAAGAACAAGCTCGCGCTGGTAAGCGCATAG
- a CDS encoding AgmX/PglI C-terminal domain-containing protein, whose protein sequence is MAAPFEERVRAKFNECYQAGKKKNPELQGTVRVVLKVDVKGKVGKAVSDPSTLDASTVACMVKAVKKEPFDAKACRGKDVAVSKTFGAK, encoded by the coding sequence GTGGCTGCGCCCTTCGAGGAGCGGGTCCGCGCCAAGTTCAACGAGTGCTACCAGGCCGGCAAGAAGAAGAACCCCGAGCTCCAGGGAACCGTGCGCGTGGTGCTCAAGGTCGACGTCAAGGGCAAGGTTGGCAAGGCCGTGAGCGATCCGTCCACCCTCGATGCGAGCACCGTGGCGTGCATGGTGAAGGCCGTGAAGAAGGAGCCCTTCGACGCCAAAGCGTGCAGGGGCAAGGACGTCGCGGTGAGCAAGACGTTCGGCGCGAAGTAG
- a CDS encoding VOC family protein, whose translation MIDHTGFRVSDPARSRAFYEKALAPLGYRQLMEVPKEHTGGLVVVGYGVPPKPDFWVSEGAPNEPRIHLAFRAESRRVVDEFYAAALAAGGHDNGPPGPRAHYHKDYYGAFVLDPDGHNIEAVCHSPE comes from the coding sequence GTGATCGACCACACCGGTTTCCGAGTCAGCGATCCCGCCAGGAGCCGAGCCTTCTACGAAAAGGCGCTCGCACCGCTTGGTTACCGCCAGCTGATGGAGGTGCCGAAGGAGCACACCGGCGGCCTCGTCGTCGTCGGCTACGGCGTCCCGCCCAAGCCGGACTTCTGGGTCAGCGAGGGCGCGCCGAACGAGCCGCGCATCCACCTGGCCTTCCGCGCCGAGAGTCGCAGAGTCGTCGACGAATTCTACGCAGCGGCCCTCGCCGCCGGCGGGCACGACAACGGCCCGCCGGGGCCGCGCGCCCACTACCACAAGGACTACTACGGTGCGTTCGTCCTCGATCCCGACGGCCACAACATCGAAGCGGTCTGCCATTCGCCCGAGTAG